Proteins from one Enterobacter bugandensis genomic window:
- the nuoL gene encoding NADH-quinone oxidoreductase subunit L, whose amino-acid sequence MNMLALTIIFPLIGFVLLAFSRGRWSENLSATVGMGSVGLAALVTAYAGIDFFNNGRQPFSVPLWTWMSVGDFNIGFNLVLDGLSLTMLSVVTGVGFLIHMFASWYMRGEEGYSRFFAYTNLFIASMVVLVLADNLLLMYLGWEGVGLCSYLLIGFYYTDPKNGAAAMKAFVVTRVGDVFLAFALFILYNELGTLNFREMVELAPAHFAAGNNMLWWATLMLLGGAVGKSAQLPLQTWLADAMAGPTPVSALIHAATMVTAGVYLIARTHGLFLMTPEILHLVGIVGAVTLVLAGFAALVQTDIKRVLAYSTMSQIGYMFLALGVQAWDAAIFHLMTHAFFKALLFLSSGSVILACHHEQNIFKMGGLRKSIPLVYVCFLVGGAALAALPLITAGFFSKDEILAGAMANGHINLMVAGLVGAFMTSLYTFRMIFIVFHGKEQIHAHAGKGITHHLPLIVLLVLSTFVGAMIVPPLQGVLPDTTELEHGRVLTLEITSGVVAIAGILIAAWLWLGKRTLVTAVANSAPGRLLGTWWYNAWGFDWLYDMIFVKPFLGVAWLLKRDPLNSLMNIPAILSRFAGKGLLYSENGYLRWYVASMSIGAVVVLALLMVLR is encoded by the coding sequence ATGAACATGCTTGCCTTAACCATTATTTTTCCGCTGATTGGCTTCGTGCTGCTGGCGTTTTCTCGCGGCCGCTGGTCTGAGAATCTGTCCGCGACCGTTGGCATGGGCTCTGTCGGCCTGGCCGCGCTGGTCACAGCGTATGCGGGTATCGACTTCTTTAACAACGGACGCCAGCCTTTCAGCGTGCCGCTGTGGACCTGGATGTCGGTCGGTGATTTCAACATCGGTTTCAACCTGGTGCTGGACGGCCTCTCGCTGACCATGCTCTCCGTGGTCACCGGCGTCGGCTTCCTGATCCACATGTTTGCCTCCTGGTACATGCGCGGTGAAGAGGGTTACTCCCGCTTCTTCGCCTACACCAACCTGTTTATTGCCAGCATGGTCGTTCTGGTGCTGGCCGATAACCTGCTGCTGATGTATCTGGGCTGGGAAGGCGTGGGCCTGTGCTCTTACCTGCTGATCGGTTTCTACTATACCGATCCGAAGAATGGCGCAGCGGCCATGAAAGCGTTTGTCGTGACCCGCGTGGGTGACGTCTTCCTCGCGTTCGCGCTGTTCATTCTCTACAACGAACTGGGCACCCTGAACTTCCGCGAAATGGTGGAACTGGCGCCAGCACACTTCGCCGCAGGCAATAACATGCTGTGGTGGGCAACGCTGATGCTGCTGGGCGGTGCCGTGGGTAAATCCGCGCAGCTGCCGCTGCAGACATGGCTGGCCGACGCGATGGCGGGTCCAACCCCTGTCTCCGCGCTGATCCACGCCGCGACCATGGTTACCGCCGGTGTCTACCTGATTGCGCGTACCCATGGCCTGTTCCTGATGACTCCGGAAATTCTGCATCTGGTGGGTATCGTCGGTGCGGTCACGCTGGTGCTGGCAGGCTTTGCCGCGCTGGTTCAGACCGACATCAAGCGCGTTCTCGCGTACTCCACCATGAGCCAGATTGGTTACATGTTCCTGGCGCTGGGTGTTCAGGCGTGGGACGCGGCCATTTTCCACCTGATGACGCACGCGTTCTTCAAAGCGCTGCTGTTCCTCTCATCCGGTTCGGTGATTCTGGCCTGCCATCACGAGCAGAACATCTTCAAAATGGGCGGACTGCGTAAGTCCATCCCGCTGGTCTATGTCTGCTTCCTGGTGGGCGGCGCGGCGCTGGCGGCACTGCCGCTGATCACCGCGGGCTTCTTCAGTAAGGACGAAATCCTTGCGGGTGCCATGGCGAATGGTCATATCAATCTGATGGTTGCGGGTCTGGTCGGTGCGTTCATGACCTCCCTGTATACCTTCCGTATGATTTTCATCGTATTCCACGGTAAAGAACAAATTCACGCTCACGCAGGGAAGGGGATTACCCACCACCTGCCGCTGATTGTGCTGCTGGTACTGTCCACCTTCGTTGGCGCGATGATTGTGCCACCGCTACAGGGCGTACTGCCAGACACCACCGAGCTTGAGCACGGTCGCGTTCTGACGCTTGAAATCACCTCCGGTGTGGTCGCTATCGCGGGTATCCTGATTGCGGCATGGCTGTGGCTGGGCAAACGTACGCTGGTCACTGCCGTGGCCAACAGTGCGCCGGGCCGCCTGCTGGGCACCTGGTGGTACAACGCGTGGGGCTTCGACTGGCTGTACGACATGATCTTCGTTAAGCCGTTCCTGGGCGTTGCGTGGCTGCTGAAGCGCGACCCGCTGAACAGCCTGATGAACATCCCGGCGATCCTCTCCCGCTTTGCAGGTAAAGGCCTGCTGTACAGCGAGAACGGTTACCTGCGCTGGTATGTGGCGTCCATGAGCATCGGTGCGGTTGTGGTGCTGGCGCTGCTGATGGTATTGCGTTGA
- the nuoK gene encoding NADH-quinone oxidoreductase subunit NuoK, with the protein MIPLTHGLILAAILFVLGLTGLVIRRNLLFMLIGLEIMINASALAFVVAGSYWGQTDGQVMYILAISLAAAEASIGLALLLQLHRRRQNLNIDSVSELRG; encoded by the coding sequence ATGATCCCCTTAACACATGGACTGATCCTCGCTGCGATTTTATTCGTTCTGGGTCTGACCGGTCTGGTTATCCGCCGTAATCTGCTGTTTATGCTGATCGGCCTGGAAATCATGATTAACGCCTCCGCGCTGGCCTTCGTGGTCGCCGGAAGCTACTGGGGCCAGACCGATGGTCAGGTGATGTACATTCTCGCCATCAGCCTCGCGGCTGCTGAAGCGAGTATTGGCCTGGCGCTGTTGCTGCAGCTCCATCGTCGCCGCCAGAATCTGAACATCGATTCAGTAAGTGAGTTGCGTGGATGA
- the nuoJ gene encoding NADH-quinone oxidoreductase subunit J: MEFAFYICGLIAILATLRVITHTNPVHALLYLIISLLAISGVFFALGAHFAGALEIIVYAGAIMVLFVFVVMMLNLGGSEIEQERQWLKPQVWIGPAILSAIMLVVIVYAILGVNDQGIDGTPIGAKEVGITLFGPYVLAVELASMLLLAGLVVAFHVGREERAGEVLSNRTDDRAKRKTEERA; this comes from the coding sequence ATGGAATTCGCTTTTTATATCTGTGGCCTTATCGCCATCCTGGCTACGCTGCGAGTGATTACGCACACCAATCCGGTGCATGCGCTGCTGTACTTAATCATTTCGCTGCTGGCTATTTCCGGGGTGTTCTTCGCGCTGGGCGCGCACTTCGCCGGTGCGCTGGAGATCATCGTTTACGCCGGGGCCATCATGGTGCTGTTCGTGTTCGTAGTGATGATGCTGAACCTGGGCGGCTCTGAAATTGAGCAGGAACGTCAGTGGTTAAAACCGCAGGTGTGGATTGGCCCGGCAATTTTGTCGGCCATCATGCTGGTGGTGATCGTTTACGCCATTCTGGGCGTCAACGATCAGGGCATCGACGGCACGCCAATTGGTGCGAAAGAGGTGGGTATCACGCTCTTTGGCCCATACGTTCTGGCGGTGGAACTGGCCTCTATGCTGCTGCTGGCAGGCCTGGTTGTGGCTTTCCACGTTGGCCGCGAAGAGCGTGCTGGCGAGGTGCTGAGCAACCGCACTGACGACCGCGCGAAAAGAAAAACGGAGGAGCGCGCATGA
- the nuoI gene encoding NADH-quinone oxidoreductase subunit NuoI yields MTLKELLVGFGTQVRSIWMIGLHAFAKRETRMYPEEPVYLPPRYRGRIVLTRDPDGSERCVACNLCAVACPVGCISLQKAETVDGRWYPEFFRINFSRCIFCGLCEEACPTTAIQLTPDFELGEYKRQDLVYEKEDLLISGPGKYPEYNFYRMAGMAIDGKDKGEAENEAKPIDVKSLLP; encoded by the coding sequence ATGACCTTAAAAGAATTACTGGTAGGTTTCGGTACCCAGGTACGCAGTATCTGGATGATCGGCCTGCACGCGTTTGCTAAACGCGAAACCCGGATGTACCCGGAAGAGCCGGTATATCTGCCGCCGCGCTACCGTGGCCGTATCGTGCTGACGCGCGACCCGGACGGTTCCGAGCGCTGCGTTGCCTGTAACCTGTGTGCGGTAGCGTGTCCGGTCGGCTGTATCTCGCTGCAGAAAGCCGAGACGGTAGACGGCCGCTGGTACCCTGAGTTCTTCCGCATCAACTTCTCACGCTGCATCTTCTGCGGTCTGTGTGAAGAAGCGTGCCCAACCACGGCGATTCAGCTGACTCCAGACTTCGAGCTGGGTGAGTACAAGCGTCAGGACCTGGTGTACGAGAAAGAGGATCTGCTGATTTCCGGTCCGGGCAAATACCCGGAATATAACTTCTACCGGATGGCGGGTATGGCAATCGACGGCAAAGATAAGGGCGAAGCAGAGAACGAAGCTAAGCCTATCGACGTCAAGAGCCTGTTACCGTAA
- the nuoH gene encoding NADH-quinone oxidoreductase subunit NuoH: MSWLTPDLIDILLSILKAIVILLVVVTCGAFMSFGERRLLGLFQNRYGPNRVGWGGSLQLVADMIKMFFKEDWIPRFSDRVIFTLAPMIAFTSLLLAFAIVPVSPTWVVADLNIGILFFLMMAGLAVYAVLFAGWSSNNKYSLLGAMRASAQTLSYEVFLGLSLMGVVAQAGSFNMTDIVNNQADIWNVIPQFFGFITFAIAGVAVCHRHPFDQPEAEQELADGYHIEYSGMKFGLFFVGEYIGIVTISALMVTLFFGGWHGPFLPPFIWFALKTAFFMMMFILIRAALPRPRYDQVMSFGWKVCLPLTLVNLLVTAAVILWQQP, encoded by the coding sequence ATGAGTTGGTTAACGCCGGATCTTATCGACATCCTGCTGAGCATTCTGAAAGCGATTGTTATCCTGCTGGTGGTCGTCACCTGCGGCGCGTTCATGAGCTTTGGTGAACGTCGTCTGCTCGGTCTGTTCCAGAACCGTTACGGACCGAACCGCGTGGGCTGGGGTGGTTCACTCCAGCTGGTCGCGGACATGATCAAGATGTTCTTTAAAGAGGACTGGATCCCGCGCTTCTCTGATCGCGTGATCTTTACTCTGGCACCGATGATCGCCTTCACCTCGCTGCTGCTGGCGTTTGCTATCGTTCCGGTCAGCCCGACCTGGGTGGTCGCTGACCTGAACATCGGCATTCTGTTCTTCCTGATGATGGCAGGTCTTGCGGTTTACGCGGTCCTGTTCGCAGGCTGGTCCAGTAACAACAAATACTCGCTGCTGGGCGCGATGCGTGCTTCCGCGCAGACGCTGAGCTACGAAGTGTTCCTGGGGCTCTCCCTGATGGGCGTGGTGGCGCAGGCCGGTTCATTCAACATGACCGACATCGTCAACAATCAGGCCGACATCTGGAACGTTATCCCGCAGTTCTTTGGGTTTATTACCTTTGCTATCGCGGGCGTGGCCGTGTGTCACCGTCACCCGTTTGACCAGCCGGAAGCCGAACAGGAACTGGCCGACGGTTACCACATTGAATATTCCGGCATGAAGTTCGGTCTGTTCTTTGTGGGCGAGTACATCGGTATCGTCACCATTTCAGCGTTGATGGTAACGCTGTTCTTTGGTGGCTGGCATGGCCCGTTCTTACCGCCGTTCATCTGGTTCGCGCTGAAAACCGCGTTCTTCATGATGATGTTCATTTTGATTCGCGCAGCGTTACCGCGTCCACGTTATGACCAGGTAATGTCCTTCGGCTGGAAAGTGTGCCTGCCGCTGACGCTCGTCAACTTGTTGGTAACGGCAGCTGTCATTCTCTGGCAGCAGCCATAA